The Halichoerus grypus chromosome 9, mHalGry1.hap1.1, whole genome shotgun sequence genome has a window encoding:
- the MDC1 gene encoding mediator of DNA damage checkpoint protein 1 isoform X4 translates to MVMEDTQAINWEVEEEEETERSSESLGCSLEPVGRLHIFSSAHGPEKDFPLYLGKNMVGRMPDCSVTLPFSSISKQHAVIEILAWDKAPVLQDCGSLNGTQVLRPPKVLSPGVSHRLRDQELILFADLPCQYHRLNVPLPFVSRGPLTVEETPRVQGGTQPQRLLLAEDSEEEVDSPSERCVKKELRTSPLAAVVPESDEEGPSPAPDGPGPPFAFNLDSDTDEEESQHPAAGEASLAARRGPTVETQQPKAVATEIQLEKDQCSVKERNNDTKVEADARNGVVPLGATLEKNQTAGEDSDTDVDESRPAEVHLERAQTSGFIDSDTDVEEEGIPATPAVVVPMKKRQIFHGDSTKSPQAPALVHLQESPAGSDTDVEERELQLAVPPERNEASVVIDSNTDNEEEVLAALTLARLKESRVDTWNRDTDVEEGRAQLVALLEQSQTSAGRDSDTDVEEEGLPVEKRGTVPKCHTDKAHSEKRQSPLQDSDLGVDEDKSSLGVHLERSQASATVDSNKQVEEKVLSGPAVILVKKHQVPMVWTNQTDVEVEGGQAKLPVVHLEEAQPPPPGDCEIDAEEGTSLAASAVGERGKCQPPAEGDAAVLERERAREARAQGTSGEPIQPQREGAQTPTEREREPHVDKTEDPGDNHGDSEDLDLQATQCFVERENQSPEAVQSMEDEATQAFLVTLPQEPGPSCCSFQASGALDEPWEVLATQPFCPRESEASEPQPIAAHLDAHGSCPSTPKTTPQAQHPESPVHEEPLGIQGRGMQTVEKDMGTPREAAEGVAPERGLLNRETKNLPAEERDVTGEEELTRGRQVLARDNQGQESDQKVKSTGIKRNMESLNIEMKVPREVQEEEIGKQTPAREIFEREAKKLVLERGSEPSELGVEIPEVKPERGPQRGETEKGSQDKEGQASSLTPEPRAGTGDHQGLASAPGASGSQSGGAPMSPRRQQRGHLTCKMPSAEKASVGDQESADACLPPAVPEASTPHHNPLLSQSQKHPVPQPFLSPSPSSLEPIPRTRQNGNQEVLETPLSSEMEPLHPKSKVRLRGSSRKTPSAVSSLALEPHSAIPTDQPLSTELTPRVTRGRTRSSSVKTSEPVVPSAPELQTSTSKDQPVTRESTSRVTWGRAHRFSVKTPELVVPIVPEVQPSTSRERPVTAELISQGRTRKSVKTPEPVVSTATQGRAHRSSVKTPKPVIPTAPELQPSTSKDQPVTPEPTSPVTWGRTRRSSVKTPEPTVPTVPEPQPSTSRDQSVISEPTSGAAHSRTHRSSVKTPEPVVPTAPEVQPSIPTDQPVTPEPTSRVTWGRTRRSSVKTPEPTVPTVPELQPSTSKDQPVITGPISGATHSRTHRSSVKTPEPIIPTAPEVQPSIPTDQPVIPKPTSRGRTLRSSVKTPEPVVPTAPELQPTTPRGQPVTPKHTSRGRTPRSSSKTPRSVVPTVPELQASTPTYQPVTPKLTSQATRGRTQRPSVRTPEPIAPTAPELQPSISTDEPVTPEATSRATRGRTQRSFVKLPQPTEPTAPDLESLTPTDQLVTPKAQGGQDKTLRSSTISAVPVLTTPEFQSPGPTDQPIPPEHIPQASCSRRLRATRKHESLTAPIVREPYSALPEPKSRSSRNQRQGAVRVVESLRTIPKPAFAQLPEAPTHTTQIQKVEAAGRSEFTPEPLPKASQTRKRPLATVDSPPLQKRLQRGEVTQKTVFLKEEEEDPMERPRKEEDVVVPGPGKRKRDQAEEEPKGIPSRSLRRTKPNQESTAPKVLFTGVVDARGERAVLALGGSLASSVAEASHLVTDRVRRTVKFLCALGRGIPILSLDWLHQSRKAGCFLPPDEYVVTDPEQEKNFGFSLRDALSRARERRLLEGYEIHVTPGVQPPPPQMGEIISCCGGTVLPSMPRSYKPQRIVITCSQDFPRCSIPFRVGLPILSPEFLLTGVLKQEAKPEAFILSTLEMSSS, encoded by the exons ATG GTCATGGAGGACACCCAGGCTATTAACTGGGAGgttgaagaagaggaggagacagagagatcCAGTGAATCCTTGGGGTGTAGCTTGGAGCCCGTAGGGCGATTGCATATCTTCAGTAGTGCCCATGGACCAGAAAAAG ATTTCCCCCTGTACCTCGGGAAGAATATGGTGGGCCGAATGCCTGATTGCTCTGTGACCCTGCCCTTTTCATCCATCTCCAAACAACATGCAGTGATTGAAATCTTGGCCTGGGACAAGGCACCTGTCCTCCAAGATTGTGGCAGCCTCAATGGTACTCAAGTCCTAAGGCCTCCTAAGGTCCTAAGCCCAGGGGTGAGTCATCGGCTGAGGGACCAGGAGTTGATTCTCTTTGCTGACTTGCCGTGCCAGTACCATCGCCTGAATGTCCCCCTGCCCTTTGTTTCCCGGGGCCCTCTAACTGTAGAAGAGACACCCAGGGTACAGGGAGGAACTCAACCCCAGAGGCTCCTGTTGGCTGAGGACTCGGAGGAGGAAGTAG ATTCTCCTTCTGAAAGGTGTGTGAAGAAAGAACTAAGGACCTCCCCTTTGGCAGCAGTAGTTCCAGAGAG TGATGAAGAGGGGCCTTCTCCTGCCCCAGATGGCCCTGGGCCACCATTTGCCTTCAACCTGGACAGCGACACAGATGAGGAAGAAAGTCAGCATCCAGCAGCAGGAGAGGCCTCCTTAGCTGCCAGAAGAGGCCCCACCGTAGAGACACAACAGCCTAAAGCTGTGGCAACTGAAATCCAGCTTGAAAAGGATCAGTGTTCAGTGAAAGAGAGGAACAATGACACAAAAGTTGAGGCGGATGCAAGGAATGGGGTGGTCCCACTTGGGGCCACTCTGGAGAAAAACCAAACTGCTGGAGAGGACAGTGACACAGATGTGGATGAAAGCAGGCCTGCTGAGGTCCATTTGGAAAGGGCCCAGACTTCTGGCTTCATAGACAGTGATACTGATGTGGAAGAAGAAGGGATCCCCGCAACCCCAGCTGTAGTAGTTCCTATGAAAAAGAGGCAAATCTTCCATGGAGATAGTACAAAGAGTCCTCAGGCACCTGCCTTGGTACATCTACAGGAGAGCCCAGCTGGTAGTGATACAGATGTGGAGGAACGGGAGCTCCAACTGGCAGTCCCTCCGGAGAGAAACGAAGCCTCCGTGGTGATTGACAGCAATACAGACAATGAGGAAGAAGTCTTAGCAGCGCTCACTTTGGCACGTCTGAAAGAGAGCCGAGTCGATACATGGAACAGAGATACAGATGTGGAAGAGGGTAGGGCCCAGCTTGTGGCCCTTCTGGAGCAAAGCCAAACCTCTGCTGGGAGAGACAGTGACACAGacgtggaggaggaggggctccCAGTGGAAAAGAGAGGAACTGTTCCCAAGTGTCATACAGACAAGGCACATTCAGAAAAGAGGCAGTCTCCTCTCCAAGACAGTGATTTAGGGGTGGACGAAGATAAGAGCTCACTTGGGGTCCACCTGGAGAGAAGCCAAGCCTCTGCCACAGTGGACAGCAACAAACAAGTGGAGGAGAAAGTCCTATCAGGGCCAGCTGTTATACTTGTGAAGAAGCATCAGGTGCCTATGGTGTGGACAAATCAAACAGATGTGGAAGTAGAAGGGGGCCAAGCAAAGCTGCCTGTGGTGCATCTGGAGGAAGCCCAGCCTCCTCCACCTGGGGACTGTGAGATAGATGCAGAAGAGGGCACATCCTTAGCAGCCTCAGcggtgggagagagaggaaagtgcCAGCCTCCGGCAGAAGGGGATGCAGCTGTTCTTGAGCGGGAGAGGGCTCGTGAGGCGAGGGCCCAGG GTACTTCAGGGGAACCCATCCAGCCACAGAGAGAGGGCGCCCAGACCcccacagaaagggagagagaaccaCATGTGGACAAGACCGAGGACCCTGGGGACAACCATGGGG ATTCTGAAGACCTGGACCTACAGGCTACCCAGTGCtttgtggagagagagaatcagagccCAGAAG CAGTCCAGAGCATGGAGGATGAAGCTACCCAGGCCTTCCTGGTTACTCTACCCCAGGAGCCTGGCCCTTCTTGTTGCAGTTTCCAGGCCTCAG GTGCCCTGGATGAGCCGTGGGAAGTCTTGGCAACACAGCCATTCTGTCCGAGAGAGTCTGAGGCCTCTGAGCCCCAGCCCATTGCTGCCCATCTTGATGCCCATGGATCTTGCCCCTCTACACCTAAGACAACACCACAAGCCCAACATCCAGAGAGCCCAGTTCATGAAGAGCCACTGGGGATTCAAGGCAGAGGGATGCAGACTGTGGAGAAAGACATGGGTACAccaagagaagcagcagagggggTGGCCCCTGAGAGAGGACTATTGAACAGGGAAACCAAGAACCTGCCAGCAGAAGAGAGAGATGTGACAGGGGAAGAAGAATTAACCAGAGGGAGACAGGTGTTAGCTAGAGATAATCAGGGACAAGAGTCTGACCAAAAGGTGAAAAGTACAGGTATTAAAAGGAATATGGAGAGTTTAAACATAGAAATGAAGGTACCCAGGGAAGTACAAGAGGAAGAGATAGGAAAGCAGACTCCTGCAAgagaaatatttgagagagaagcaaagaaactAGTactagagagagggagtgagccaAGTGAATTAGGCGTCGAGATACCGGAAGTAAAACCGGAGAGAGGCCCCCagagaggggagacagagaaagggagccAGGACAAGGAAGGGCAGGCCTCCAGTCTAACACCAGAGCCTAGAGCAGGGACGGGGGACCATCAGGGACTTGCTTCAGCCCCAGGAGCTTCTGGGAGCCAGTCAGGTGGAGCCCCCATGAGCCCCAGGAGGCAGCAGAGAG GCCACTTGACTTGCAAGATGCCATCTGCTGAGAAGGCCTCTGTG GGTGATCAGGAATCCGCAGATGCTTGTCTGCCTCCTGCAGTGCCTGAAGCCTCAACCCCACACCACAATCCCCTCCTCTCTCAGAGTCAAAAACATCCTGTGCCCCagcccttcctttctccctctccatcttctttaGAGCCCATTCCCAGGACCAGACAAAATGGGAATCAGGAAGTTCTAGAGACTCCCTTGTCCTCAGAGATGGAGCCTCTCCACCCAAAATCCAAAGTCAGGCTCCGAGGGTCCTCCAGGAAGACACCCTCTGCAGTTTCTTCTTTAGCCCTTGAACCTCACTCTGCCATCCCCACAGACCAGCCCCTCAGTACTGAGCTCACACCTCGGGTCACTCGGGGCAGGACACGTAGTTCCTCTGTCAAGACCTCTGAACCAGTTGTCCCTTCAGCCCCTGAGCTCCAGACTTCCACCTCCAAAGACCAGCCTGTTACCCGTGAGTCCACATCGCGGGTCACTTGGGGTAGGGCACATAGGTTCTCTGTCAAGACCCCTGAACTAGTTGTTCCTATAGTCCCTGAAGTCCAGCCTTCCACCTCCAGAGAGCGACCTGTCACTGCTGAGCTTATATCTCAGGGCAGGACCCGTAAATCTGTCAAGACTCCTGAACCAGTTGTCTCCACAGCCACTCAGGGCAGGGCACATAGGTCTTCTGTCAAGACTCCCAAACCAGTAATCCCCACAGCCCCCGAGCTCCAGCCTTCTACTTCCAAAGACCAGCCTGTTACCCCTGAGCCCACATCTCCGGTCACTTGGGGCAGGACACGTAGGTCCTCTGTCAAGACTCCTGAACCAACTGTCCCCACAGTCCCTGAACCCCAACCTTCCACCTCCAGAGACCAGTCTGTCATCAGTGAGCCCACATCTGGGGCCGCTCACAGCAGGACACACAGGTCTTCTGTCAAGACCCCTGAGCCAGTTGTCCCAACAGCTCCTGAAGTCCAGCCTTCCATCCCCACAGACCAGCCTGTCACTCCTGAGCCCACATCTCGGGTCACTTGGGGCAGGACACGTAGGTCCTCTGTCAAGACTCCTGAACCAACTGTCCCCACAGTCCCTGAACTCCAGCCTTCCACCTCCAAAGACCAGCCTGTCATCACTGGGCCCATATCTGGGGCCACTCACAGCAGGACACATAGGTCTTCTGTCAAGACTCCTGAGCCAATTATCCCAACAGCTCCTGAAGTCCAGCCTTCCATCCCCACAGACCAGCCTGTCATCCCCAAACCCACATCTCGGGGCAGGACATTGAGGTCTTCTGTCAAGACCCCTGAGCCAGTTGTCCCCACAGCCCCTGAGCTCCAGCCTACCACCCCCAGAGGCCAGCCTGTCACCCCCAAACATACATCTCGGGGCAGGACACCTAGGTCTTCTAGCAAGACCCCCAGATCAGTTGTCCCCACAGTCCCTGAGCTCCAGGCTTCCACCCCCACATACCAGCCTGTCACCCCCAAACTCACATCTCAGGCCACTCGGGGCAGGACACAAAGGCCCTCTGTCAGGACCCCTGAGCCAATTGCCCCCACAGCCCCTGAACTCCAGCCTTCCATCTCCACAGATGAGCCTGTCACTCCTGAGGCCACATCTCGGGCCACTCGGGGCAGGACACAGAGGTCCTTTGTCAAGCTcccccaaccaactgagcccacagCCCCTGACCTTGAATCTCTCACCCCCACAGATCAGCTGGTCACCCCCAAGGCTCAGGGTGGTCAGGATAAGACACTGAGGTCTTCTACAATAAGTGCTGTGCCAGTTCTTACCACCCCTGAATTCCAGTCTCCTGGCCCCACAGACCAGCCTATTCCCCCTGAGCACATCCCTCAAGCCAGTTGCAGCAGGAGGCTGAGGGCCACTAGGAAGCATGAGTCCCTCACAGCTCCCATTGTCCGTGAGCCCTACTCTGCACTCCCTGAACCTAAATCTCGGTCCTCAAGGAACCAAAGACAAGGAGCAGTGAGAGTAGTTGAGTCCCTCAGGACCATTCCCAAGCCTGCCTTTGCCCAGCTTCCTGAGGCCCCCACTCATACTACCCAGATCCAAAAGGTAGAGGCAGCAGGAAGATCTGAGTTCACCCCAGAGCCCCTGCCTAAGGCCTCTCAGACCCGCAAGAGGCCTTTGGCTACTGTGGATTCACCCCCACTTCAAAAACGGCTCCAAAGAGGGGAAGTCACCCAGAAGACAGTTTTCctcaaggaagaggaagaagatccAATGGAGAGGCCAAggaaggaggag GATGTAGTGGTTCCAGGACcaggcaagagaaagagagaccaagcAGAGGAGGAGCCCAAGGGAATCCCAAGCCGCAGCCTTCGACGGACCAAACCTAACCAAGAGTCCACAGCCCCCAAA GTACTCTTCACAGGAGTGGTGGATGCCCGTGGAGAGCGGGCAGTGCTGGCCCTGGGAGGGAGTCTGGCCAGCTCAGTGGCAGAGGCTTCCCACTTGGTGACTGATCGAGTCCGACGCACGGTCAAGTTCCTCTGTGCCCTGGGGCGGGGGATCCCCATCCTCTCCTTGGACTGGCTGCACCAG TCCCGCAAGGCTGGTTGCTTCTTGCCCCCGGATGAATATGTGGTGACCGATCCTGAGCAGGAGAAGAACTTTGGCTTCAGCCTTCGAGATGCCCTGAGCCGGGCTCGGGAGCGAAGGTTGCTGGAG GGCTATGAAATCCATGTGACCCCGGGAGTCCAGCCACCACCACCTCAGATGGGAGAGATCATCAGCTGCTGTGGAGGCACTGTTCTACCCAGCATGCCCCGGTCCTATAAG CCACAGAGAATTGTGATTACATGCTCCCAGGACTTCCCTCGATGCTCTATTCCATTTCGGGTTGGCCTGCCCATCCTCTCACCTGAGTTCCTGCTGACAGGAGTGCTGAAGCAGGAGGCCAAGCCAGAGGCCTTCATCCTCTCCACTTTGGAAATGTCGTCCTCCTGA